One Melanotaenia boesemani isolate fMelBoe1 chromosome 8, fMelBoe1.pri, whole genome shotgun sequence DNA segment encodes these proteins:
- the LOC121645259 gene encoding chymotrypsin-like elastase family member 3B → MEQVLILLLAVTAVNGCGVPSYPPDTSRVVNGEEARPYSWPWQVSLESFFPACGATLIAPDWVLTAAHCITFHTYRVVLAEHDMNKEEGPEQSIRVAKMFIHPKWNDNCVSCGNDIALLKLEKSAVIHDKVQPACLPQHGATLTHNQPCYITGWGRLYSGGPQATTLQQALLPVVAHSVCNQSDWWGSSAKTTMVCAGGESKSACHGDSGGPLNCQGRDGRWYVEGVTSFVDGRGCNTPKKPTVFTRVASFIPWISETMAQN, encoded by the exons atggaACAGGTACTCATTCTACTGCTGGCTGTCACAGCTG TGAATGGGTGTGGTGTGCCTAGTTACCCTCCCGACACCAGCCGTGTGGTGAATGGTGAGGAAGCTCGTCCGTACAGTTGGCCATGGCAG GTTTCTCTGGAGTCTTTCTTCCCTGCTTGTGGTGCAACACTTATTGCTCCTGACTGGGTCTTGACTGCTGCACACTGCATCAC ATTTCACACATATAGGGTGGTTCTTGCTGAACATGATATGAACAAAGAAGAGGGACCTGAACAGTCCATCAGGGTGGCAAAAATGTTCATTCATCCCAAGTGGAATGACAACTGTGTGTCATGTGG GAATGACATTGCCCTGCTTAAACTGGAGAAGAGTGCTGTTATCCATGACAAGGTTCAGCCTGCTTGCCTGCCACAACATGGTGCTACTCTCACCCACAACCAGCCCTGTTACATCACAGGCTGGGGTCGTCTCTACT CTGGTGGTCCACAGGCAACGACATTACAGCAGGCACTGCTTCCTGTGGTGGCTCACAGTGTCTGTAATCAAAGTGACTGGTGGGGCAGCTCAGCTAAGACAACAATGGTCTGTGCAGGAGGAGAAAGCAAGTCAGCATGCCAT GGCGACTCTGGAGGTCCTCTGAACTGTCAGGGTAGAGACGGCAGATGGTACGTTGAAGGAGTCACTAGTTTTGTAGATGGACGTGGATGTAATACACCTAAAAAACCCACAGTTTTTACTCGTGTGGCCTCTTTCATCCCGTGGATCAGTGAG ACAATGGCACAAAACTAA
- the wrnip1 gene encoding ATPase WRNIP1 codes for MANEMTPPAPDTVLCPVCFKDFTPVTINGHLDVCLLKSVTDSSPATTVESGPPGKKCRVSAEPGNRSVSSASSSSMTGTQSAVFSVFQNKGKSSVQADRSAVFTSKQSPVSVLGKGLKRTLTETEFESAGTGRLQSQQPTTMPNEKTSKTKDFSPQLSFALDKPLAEILRPNTLEEYFGQNKVVGQQTLIRSLLDTHEIPSLILWGPPGCGKTTLAHIIASASKKRGTARFVTLSATSASINEVREVIKQAQNELRLCKRKTILFIDEIHRFNKSQQDTFLPHVECGTITLIGATTENPSFQVNAALLSRCRVLVLEKLSVEAMGSILNRAVATLGIRVREKGPAKPKNEDHVNGNELNIFIEQKALETIAYLCDGDARAGLNGLQLAVQAQMNLTQPAQDGTPQEIVVTEEHVKEGLQRSHILYDKAGEEHYNCISALHKSMRGSHENASLYWLGRMLEGGEDPLYVARRLIRFASEDVGLADPSALPQAVSAFQACHFIGMPECEVILAQCVVYMARAPKSVEVYNAYTNVKACLRNHKGPLPPVPLHLRNAPTKLMKQLGYAEGYKYNPAFSGPVEQEYLPEDLQEVNFFTRKTSRP; via the exons CCTCCAGCACCGGATACGGTGCTATGTCCCGTATGTTTTAAAGACTTCACACCTGTGACAATTAATGGGCATCTTGACGTATGTCTCCTGAAGAGTGTGACTGACAGCAGTCCGGCTACAACTGTCGAGAGCGGACCTCCTGGCAAGAAATGTCGCGTTAGTGCGGAACCTGGAAACAGATCTGTGTCGagcgcctcctcctcctccatgacTGGGACGCAGTCAGCggttttctctgtgtttcagaACAAGGGGAAATCTTCCGTCCAAGCCGACAGAAGTGCAGTGTTTACCAGTAAACAAAGTCCTGTCAGTGTTCTCGGTAAGGGGCTGAAACGTACGCTGACAGAGACTGAGTTTGAATCAGCAGGCACAGGGAGACTGCAGAGCCAACAACCAACAACTATGCCAAACGAAAAAACTTCAAAGACAAAGGATTTCTCACCGCAGCTATCTTTTGCATTAGACAAGCCGCTGGCAGAGATTCTAAGACCAAACACACTGGAAGAATATTTTGGTCAAAATAAAGTTGTTGGCCAGCAAACGCTCATCCGGTCACTTCTGGACACTCATGAGATACCATCTTTGATCCTCTGGGGCCCACCTGGATGTGGAAAG ACAACCCTAGCCCACATAATTGCCAGCGCCAGTAAGAAAAGGGGAACAGCTCGTTTTGTGACGCTGTCAGCCACCAGTGCATCCATCAATGAAGTGCGAGAGGTGATCAAGCAGGCGCAGAATGAGCTCAGACTGTGCAAGAGGAAGACCATCCTGTTCATTGATGAAATTCACAGATTCAATAAATCCCAGCAG GACACCTTCCTTCCCCATGTGGAGTGTGGGACAATAACCCTTATTGGAGCAACCACTGAGAACCCATCCTTTCAGGTGAATGCTGCCCTACTGAGCAGGTGCAGAGTGCTGGTTCTGGAGAAACTTTCTGTGGAAGCAATGGGTTCGATTCTGAACAGGGCTGTGGCCACACTTGGGATCAGAGTTCGGGAAAAGGGTCCAGCTAAACCCAAAAATGAAGACCATGTCAATGGAAATGA GCTGAATATATTCATTGAACAAAAAGCCTTGGAAACCATAGCCTACCTTTGTGATGGTGATGCAAGAGCAGGACTGAATGGTCTCCAGCTGGCTGTACAGGCTCAGATGAACCTAACACAACCGGCACAAGACGGTACTCCCCAAGAAATAGTGGTGACGGAGGAGCATGTCAAGGAGGGTCTTCAGAGGTCCCACATTCTCTATGATAAAGCCG GTGAAGAGCATTACAACTGTATCTCAGCGTTGCATAAGTCTATGAGAGGCTCTCACGAGAATGCGTCTCTCTACTGGCTGGGCCGTATGCTGGAGGGTGGGGAGGATCCACTCTATGTGGCCCGCAGATTGATCCGCTTCGCTAGCGAGGATGTGG GCCTGGCAGATCCCTCCGCCCTTCCTCAGGCTGTGTCTGCTTTCCAAGCCTGTCATTTCATTGGGATGCCTGAATGTGAG GTGATCCTCGCTCAGTGTGTCGTCTACATGGCACGAGCACCCAAGTCTGTGGAGGTATATAATGCCTATACCAACGTGAAGGCCTGTTTAAGAAACCACAAAGGCCCCCTTCCTCCCGTCCCCTTGCACCTCCGCAATGCTCCCACCAAGCTGATGAAACAGCTGGGCTATGCTGAGGGCTACAAATACAACCCAGCTTTCAGTGGTCCTGTGGAGCAGGAGTACCTACCTGAGGATCTGCAGGAAGTTAACTTTTTCACCAGAAAGACCTCACGTCCATGA